A stretch of the Petrotoga sibirica DSM 13575 genome encodes the following:
- the glgP gene encoding alpha-glucan family phosphorylase: MDFISKITVVPKIPEKIYGIKELSENMWWTWNYKAQQLFENIDKELWHSTQRNPITFLKRVEQKKLNNAAEDLKFNELYQEVMKEFSDYMNESSNTWFRKTHSTFKEGEIAYFCMEYGLHESFPMYSGGLGVLAGDHLKSASDLGIPLIAIGLLYQKGYFIQKLNSEGWQESIYLDYDFSDFPITPAKDNSGDEIYVDIDLLGKKLFAKVWQVKVGRVNLYLLDTNLMQNEPEDREITSTLYGGDIEMRIKQEILIGIGGVKAVRKLGYNPSVWHMNEGHAAFLGLERIRELVQEHGLTFEEAIEAVRAGNVFTTHTPVPAGNDVFSISLIDKYFGDFWPKLGAARQDFLNLGLEKRQSSEELFSMTILALKLSGRSNGVSKLHGEVSRKLWNHVWPGIESLEVPINYVTNGVHINTWLNPKLQEFLKEYLGTDWMSKIDDPELWEKIDNIPDTELWKTHQQLKKELIEYIRNSIKAQRMRHGETVEQLEEVNQIGDEKALTIGFARRFATYKRADLIFSDEERLKKILNDPDKPVQLIFAGKAHPADKPGQELIKKLYEYSRKPEFQNKVIILENYDMDMARHLVSGVDIWLNNPRRPREASGTSGEKAGMNGAINFSVLDGWWVEGYNGKNGWAIGDNRDYEDLKLQDKIDSVSIYNQLEKQIVPMYYEKEEDNISKEWISRMKESIKSVTSFFNTSRMLKEYTQKLYMPALEQYIRFSNNDFKLAKEFAGWVKLLKENWDSIKIHVKLDQDLTGVKNAEEEVGVKAEIYLPGIGPDSILPEVVFAKLKDGKIVNIRRYDMKLIKEVQKDTYQYSVKFKIEDRGEYGINVRVTPNNPLMPHKNYLMGLVKYPQ, from the coding sequence ATGGATTTTATAAGTAAAATTACCGTCGTTCCAAAAATCCCGGAAAAGATATATGGGATAAAAGAACTCTCTGAAAACATGTGGTGGACTTGGAATTATAAAGCTCAACAATTATTTGAAAACATAGACAAAGAACTTTGGCATTCCACTCAAAGAAATCCTATAACCTTTTTGAAGCGCGTGGAACAAAAAAAGTTAAACAACGCTGCTGAAGATTTAAAATTCAATGAACTCTATCAAGAAGTCATGAAAGAATTCTCTGATTATATGAATGAAAGTAGCAACACATGGTTCAGAAAAACTCACAGTACTTTTAAAGAAGGAGAAATTGCATACTTTTGTATGGAATATGGCCTTCACGAGTCTTTCCCTATGTATTCAGGTGGACTAGGAGTATTGGCTGGTGATCATCTAAAAAGTGCAAGTGATTTAGGGATCCCCCTTATAGCAATAGGCTTACTATATCAAAAGGGTTATTTTATCCAGAAACTTAATTCAGAAGGTTGGCAAGAAAGTATATATTTAGATTATGATTTTTCGGATTTTCCAATAACTCCCGCTAAAGATAACAGCGGAGATGAAATATACGTTGATATAGACCTGTTAGGGAAAAAGCTCTTCGCCAAAGTTTGGCAGGTAAAGGTAGGAAGAGTGAACTTATATCTCCTTGATACCAACCTAATGCAAAATGAACCAGAAGACAGGGAAATAACCTCCACATTGTATGGTGGAGACATAGAAATGCGTATAAAACAAGAAATACTAATAGGAATTGGCGGAGTTAAAGCGGTAAGGAAATTAGGATACAACCCATCTGTTTGGCACATGAATGAAGGTCACGCTGCATTCTTGGGTCTTGAAAGAATACGTGAGCTAGTTCAAGAACACGGCTTAACTTTTGAGGAAGCTATTGAAGCGGTTCGGGCAGGAAATGTTTTTACCACTCACACTCCCGTACCTGCTGGAAACGATGTATTTTCTATTTCCTTAATTGATAAATATTTTGGAGATTTCTGGCCTAAACTAGGGGCTGCGAGGCAGGATTTTCTAAATTTAGGATTAGAAAAGCGACAAAGCTCAGAAGAATTATTTTCGATGACCATTTTAGCCCTAAAACTCTCTGGAAGATCAAATGGGGTTTCAAAGTTACATGGAGAAGTATCAAGGAAATTATGGAACCATGTTTGGCCAGGTATTGAATCCTTGGAAGTACCTATAAACTACGTTACCAATGGTGTTCATATAAACACCTGGTTAAATCCAAAATTGCAAGAATTTTTGAAAGAATACCTAGGAACAGACTGGATGTCAAAGATAGACGATCCTGAACTATGGGAAAAAATCGATAACATCCCAGACACAGAACTATGGAAAACACACCAACAACTAAAAAAAGAATTAATCGAATATATAAGAAATAGCATAAAAGCACAAAGAATGAGACATGGTGAAACAGTTGAGCAACTCGAAGAAGTAAACCAAATAGGAGATGAAAAAGCCTTAACTATAGGTTTTGCTAGAAGATTTGCGACCTATAAAAGAGCAGATTTGATATTCAGCGATGAAGAAAGGCTAAAAAAGATTTTGAACGATCCAGATAAACCAGTACAATTAATATTCGCAGGTAAAGCTCACCCAGCAGATAAACCAGGTCAAGAACTCATAAAAAAGCTATACGAATACTCACGAAAACCAGAATTTCAAAATAAGGTCATAATTCTTGAAAACTACGATATGGACATGGCAAGACACTTAGTCTCAGGGGTGGACATTTGGCTAAACAACCCCAGGCGTCCAAGAGAGGCATCAGGAACATCGGGAGAAAAAGCTGGAATGAACGGTGCTATAAACTTCTCTGTATTAGATGGCTGGTGGGTTGAAGGATACAACGGCAAAAACGGTTGGGCTATAGGAGATAACAGAGACTACGAAGACTTAAAATTACAAGACAAAATAGACAGTGTTTCAATATACAACCAATTGGAAAAGCAAATAGTACCCATGTACTATGAAAAAGAAGAAGATAACATTTCAAAAGAATGGATATCAAGGATGAAAGAATCTATTAAAAGCGTTACATCCTTCTTTAACACCTCAAGAATGCTCAAAGAATATACTCAAAAACTGTATATGCCTGCTCTTGAGCAGTACATACGTTTTTCAAATAATGACTTTAAGTTAGCGAAAGAATTTGCCGGTTGGGTTAAATTATTAAAAGAAAATTGGGATTCTATAAAGATACACGTTAAACTTGACCAGGATCTAACTGGAGTAAAAAATGCAGAAGAAGAAGTGGGAGTAAAAGCAGAAATATACTTACCAGGTATCGGCCCAGACTCAATCTTACCAGAAGTAGTATTCGCTAAGTTAAAAGACGGTAAGATTGTAAATATAAGGCGGTACGACATGAAACTCATTAAAGAAGTACAAAAAGACACATATCAATACTCAGTAAAATTCAAAATAGAAGACAGAGGCGAATATGGAATAAATGTAAGAGTAACACCTAACAATCCCCTTATGCCCCATAAAAACTACTTGATGGGCCTTGTAAAATATCCTCAATAA
- a CDS encoding adenosylcobalamin-dependent ribonucleoside-diphosphate reductase: MQVINKWIEKEPSQNAVTILRDRYFLKDGEGNYLESTWDEVAKRIARHVAAAEVNYTNDIEEIKNAEEHFYQLIKSRIFLPNSPTLFNAGKTMDRQLFKKDIEETTLEDYKTIFDSRTKHNMLSACFVIPMDDSMNAIFDAVKNAALIMKYGGGVGYDFSVLRPKGSSIAGTGGKSSGPISFMHVFNTAASTIEQGGARRAAQMAVLRYDHPDVFDFINSKKDNKGSNVLNYFNISVNIDNPKKFKKMLEEDGDLTLEHPTSSIKKTIKANDLMNKMVENAWKTGDPGMLFLGRHNQYYAMSEHTPVTATNPCGEEPLPPFGSCNLGSIDVAKLVEDIDLGNPNSEDASEFQEIVYWAIRFLDDVIESNIYPLKEIEEISKKQRFIGLGIMGLADALYKKELPYNSEQTRKFMAKLIAELAYFSHVASTELAKERGNFPDFQRSKYPNGFIPFPMLDDEIDEDLKVWNQKIRQHFQGEATKYKRNVQTNTIAPTGSISNLADTSSGIEPNFLLSYVRYMTNKEGDRVPLSYINPILMEKIGTNMTEELKAEIIEKGSIQNIENIPDEIKKIFVTSMDIPPKDHLLAQHVIQSYLDASCSKTINMPKSSTIEDVKAIYLQALELNLKGLTIYRDGSLETQVLTSASKEEKQTSEAQGKNVTFFVLDEKHKLRARPRKETLRSVTRKFKHDTGTVYVTVSFDDAGEAVEIFLSDGTETAEVIGRLSSIALRAGVSTDEIVQQLEKVKGSYCKELAQEISKALNDFNQLWGTQIEDYEVIRTGTPKTREEVEKFVYANDLKYDKGYYIDSEGNAYCPSCLSKNTLINESGCVTCTTCGWSKCS; the protein is encoded by the coding sequence ATGCAAGTTATAAATAAATGGATAGAAAAAGAACCATCTCAGAATGCAGTAACTATATTAAGAGACAGGTATTTCTTAAAAGATGGAGAAGGTAATTATTTAGAAAGCACATGGGACGAAGTTGCAAAAAGAATTGCAAGACATGTTGCTGCAGCTGAGGTAAACTATACCAATGATATAGAAGAAATAAAAAATGCAGAAGAGCATTTTTACCAACTAATAAAATCTCGAATTTTCTTACCAAACAGTCCAACCTTATTCAACGCGGGCAAAACAATGGACAGACAGTTATTCAAAAAAGATATAGAAGAAACAACATTAGAAGACTACAAAACGATTTTCGATTCAAGGACAAAGCATAACATGTTATCCGCTTGTTTTGTAATCCCTATGGATGACTCCATGAACGCAATATTTGATGCAGTAAAAAATGCTGCCCTAATAATGAAATATGGTGGAGGAGTAGGATACGACTTCTCTGTTTTACGCCCAAAAGGTTCTTCTATTGCAGGTACAGGAGGAAAATCCTCTGGACCAATTAGCTTCATGCATGTCTTCAACACAGCAGCCTCCACGATAGAACAAGGTGGGGCAAGGCGGGCAGCTCAAATGGCTGTATTAAGGTATGATCATCCCGACGTCTTTGACTTTATCAATTCCAAAAAAGACAACAAAGGTAGTAATGTTTTGAATTATTTCAACATTTCAGTAAACATAGACAATCCAAAAAAATTCAAAAAAATGTTGGAAGAAGATGGGGATTTAACGTTGGAACACCCAACATCATCCATAAAAAAGACTATCAAGGCAAACGATCTAATGAACAAAATGGTCGAAAACGCATGGAAAACGGGAGATCCTGGAATGCTATTTCTGGGTAGGCACAATCAATACTACGCAATGAGTGAGCACACCCCAGTCACCGCCACAAACCCATGTGGAGAAGAACCACTACCACCTTTTGGAAGTTGTAATCTTGGCTCAATAGACGTTGCAAAACTAGTGGAAGACATTGATTTAGGAAATCCCAATTCGGAAGATGCCTCAGAATTCCAAGAAATAGTATATTGGGCTATTAGATTTTTAGATGACGTCATAGAATCAAACATCTACCCACTAAAAGAAATTGAAGAAATATCGAAAAAACAAAGATTTATCGGATTAGGAATAATGGGACTAGCCGATGCATTATACAAAAAAGAGCTACCATACAACTCCGAACAAACCAGAAAGTTCATGGCTAAATTAATTGCTGAATTAGCTTATTTCTCTCATGTTGCAAGTACTGAATTAGCCAAAGAAAGAGGCAATTTCCCAGACTTTCAAAGGTCCAAATATCCCAATGGATTCATACCATTTCCAATGTTGGATGACGAAATAGACGAAGACCTAAAAGTATGGAATCAAAAAATACGCCAGCATTTTCAAGGTGAAGCCACAAAATACAAAAGAAATGTACAAACAAATACCATAGCTCCAACAGGTTCAATATCTAACTTAGCAGACACATCAAGTGGAATCGAGCCAAACTTCTTACTATCCTATGTTAGATACATGACCAACAAAGAAGGAGACAGAGTTCCTCTATCTTATATAAATCCAATATTAATGGAAAAAATAGGTACCAACATGACAGAAGAACTCAAGGCCGAAATCATTGAAAAAGGCAGTATTCAAAATATAGAAAATATACCCGACGAAATCAAAAAAATATTTGTAACCTCAATGGACATACCACCAAAGGATCATTTATTAGCCCAGCATGTAATTCAAAGTTATCTTGACGCATCATGTTCCAAAACTATAAATATGCCTAAATCTTCAACTATAGAAGACGTTAAAGCCATATATCTACAAGCACTAGAATTAAACTTAAAAGGATTAACTATTTACAGAGATGGTAGCCTTGAAACTCAAGTTCTAACCTCCGCTTCCAAAGAAGAAAAACAAACATCTGAAGCACAAGGCAAAAACGTTACATTCTTTGTACTAGACGAAAAACATAAACTAAGGGCAAGACCAAGAAAAGAAACTTTACGAAGCGTCACACGAAAGTTCAAGCACGACACGGGAACGGTATACGTAACAGTTTCTTTTGATGATGCTGGAGAAGCAGTAGAAATCTTTTTATCAGATGGCACAGAAACGGCAGAGGTTATAGGAAGATTATCCTCAATTGCCTTAAGAGCAGGCGTTTCAACAGATGAAATAGTTCAGCAATTAGAAAAAGTCAAAGGATCGTATTGTAAAGAATTAGCGCAAGAAATAAGCAAAGCCCTCAACGATTTCAACCAGTTATGGGGAACTCAAATAGAAGATTATGAAGTAATAAGAACGGGCACACCTAAAACCCGAGAAGAAGTAGAAAAATTTGTCTACGCCAATGACTTAAAATACGACAAAGGATATTATATAGACTCAGAAGGTAACGCATACTGTCCAAGCTGTCTATCTAAAAATACCCTGATAAACGAATCAGGCTGTGTCACCTGTACAACATGTGGATGGTCAAAGTGTTCTTAA